The segment CAATAGAACGCAAACTTCAACTTTTCTTTAGTCATTTACATAGCTTCCTTTTGAATTTGTACTAGGATTCTGGAGGAGTCTACACGAAGCCCATCAAAGGCAAGTTCTTCTGGCGATAATCCCATAGCCAAACCCAGCAACTGTGGATAGTGCAAAACAGGTATGCCATATTTCTCACTGAACATCTTTTCAATGCGCATTTGATTAGTATCATACATCATGTGGCAGAACGGGCAAACTGTTATTAAAGCTTGAGCACCCACAGCTTTGATGTGATTCAACTTGTCCCTCGTAAGCTGTAAGGGAATCTTGTCGTTTATACCAACTGATGGCGCTCCACAGCACTCAGTTTCGTCCATATAATCTAAGCATGTAGCACCCATGACTTCAATTAGACTCTTGAGCATTTTTGGGTCCTCTGGATCATCAAACCCTGCATATTCTTTAGGTCTCAAAACATGGCAACCATTGTGTTCAGCAACATTAAGCATCGTTAGCGGCTTAACCACGGCGTCTCTAATTTTTTCCAAGCTCACATCCTCAACTAACATTTGAACCAGATGTTTCACTTCTATCATTCCCTTAAATTCTAACCCAGCTTTACCAAGGCAATTATTTATTTCTTTACGGAGTTCATTGTCATTTTTTAACATTTTGTTGGCTTTTCTTAATGTTCCAGCACATCCTGGACACAATGTTAAAATGTTTAAACCTTGCTGTTCTGCTAATGCAAGATTTCTAGCAGCCATTATCAGCATCATTTCATGGTCAACAGAGTCCATTGGAAGACCGCAGCAGTTGAATTCGGGCATTTCCACAAGTTCTATGCCAAGTTTTGACAGAACCTTCCTTGTTGATATTTCATAGGCTGCAACGCGGTAAG is part of the Candidatus Bathyarchaeota archaeon genome and harbors:
- a CDS encoding CoB--CoM heterodisulfide reductase iron-sulfur subunit B family protein; the encoded protein is MAERNNYIIFLGCAIPYRVAAYEISTRKVLSKLGIELVEMPEFNCCGLPMDSVDHEMMLIMAARNLALAEQQGLNILTLCPGCAGTLRKANKMLKNDNELRKEINNCLGKAGLEFKGMIEVKHLVQMLVEDVSLEKIRDAVVKPLTMLNVAEHNGCHVLRPKEYAGFDDPEDPKMLKSLIEVMGATCLDYMDETECCGAPSVGINDKIPLQLTRDKLNHIKAVGAQALITVCPFCHMMYDTNQMRIEKMFSEKYGIPVLHYPQLLGLAMGLSPEELAFDGLRVDSSRILVQIQKEAM